Genomic window (Pseudomonas hydrolytica):
CCGATCAGCACGTCGTAGATCGAGTGCTCCAGCCCGTGCTTGTCCACACCGCTGCCCATGGTGGCGTTGCCCTGCGGGTCGAGGTCGATCAGCAGCACGCGACGCTTGGTCGCCACCAGCGAAGCGGCCAGGTTGATGCACGTCGTGGTTTTGCCCACGCCGCCTTTCTGGTTGGCGATCGCGAATACCTTGGCCATCTTCTTTCCCCTTAGACCGAGCGACGCAGTATCAACAGATGGCGCTGGCCTTGGCAACCGGGAACCCGCAGCACATGGGTGGCATCGAGACGGAAGTCCGCCGGCAGGGCCTGCAGCTCGTCGTCCGGGTGCACGCCCTTCATGGCCAGCCAGTGGGTGTCGGCACTGCCCAGGTGGCGGGTCCAGTCGCTGAAGTCCTGCAGGCTGCTGAAGGCCCGCGAGCTGATGCCGTCGAACGGCTGCTCGGGGCGATAGGTTTCGACCCGGCTGTGGACCACCTCGAGGTTGGCGAGTTTCAGCTCCAGCTTCACCTGGACGAGAAAACGGGTCTTCTTGCCGTTGGAGTCGAGCAGGGTGAAACGCCGCTCGGGAAACATGATCGCCAGGGGAATACCGGGCATGCCGCCGCCGCTGCCGACATCCAGCCAGTTATCCCCACGCTCGGCAACGAATGGCACCACCGACAGACTGTCGAGCAGATGACGCGACACCATTTCGTCCGGGTCGCGCACCGCGGTGAGGTTGTAGGCCTTGTTCCACTTGATCAGCAGGCCCAGGTAGGCGAGCAGTTGTTCCTGCTGCCGCTCGCTGAGCTCGATGCCCAGCTCGCGAGCGCCCTGCAGCAGTTCTTCGGCGTGACGCTGAGTGACCGACATCAGGCGCTCTGCTCCAGCTTCTGGCCGGCGCTGCGCTTTTTCAGGTGAATCAGCAACAGGGAAATCGCCGCCGGGGTGACCCCGGGGATGCGGCCGGCCTGGCCGAGCGTGGCCGGGCGGGTGTTGCCGAGCTTGAACTGGATCTCCTTGGACAGGCCGGAAATGGCGCTGTAGTCCAGGTCTTCCGGCAGCCTGGTGTCTTCGCTGGCGCGCAGCCTGGCGATCTCGTCCTGCTGGCGATCGATGTAGCCGGCGTACTTGGTCTTGATCTCGACCTGCTCGGCCACCTGGTTATCCACAGCCGGAGATTCGGTGATTTCCGCCAGGGCCGCGTAAT
Coding sequences:
- the rsmG gene encoding 16S rRNA (guanine(527)-N(7))-methyltransferase RsmG, which encodes MMSVTQRHAEELLQGARELGIELSERQQEQLLAYLGLLIKWNKAYNLTAVRDPDEMVSRHLLDSLSVVPFVAERGDNWLDVGSGGGMPGIPLAIMFPERRFTLLDSNGKKTRFLVQVKLELKLANLEVVHSRVETYRPEQPFDGISSRAFSSLQDFSDWTRHLGSADTHWLAMKGVHPDDELQALPADFRLDATHVLRVPGCQGQRHLLILRRSV